The DNA segment CGGCCATCTCCTGCAGCTCGTCGTTCTCCAGACCGCCGCGTGAGTCGATGACCAGGGTGGTGAACTCGTCGGCGCGCTTGAAGACAGCGTCCTGGGTGCCCACGAAAAAAGGCAGCTTGCTGCCCCGGCTCCAGCTGGTGGCGCTGCGGGTTCGGTCACGGTCGACGACGGCCACACCCGCGCCGAGGCGCTCAGTGAGACAGCCAGCGATGTGGATGGCGGAGGTCGTCTTGCCAACGCCACCTTTCAACGAGGCCAGCGAGATCAGCAGTCTGCTCATATCTGGTTAGTGTATCCGTCGGTTGGTATACAGATCAACTTGTGTACTGACTAACTTGTATGTGTACAAGTTAGTCAGTACACATACAACCTTCGAGCTACTCAATCAGGCGACGCCGGCTAAACCGCACCGTTACGTGCGGCTGGCGACATGGCAGGAGAGGAAGGTGATGCTTACGCGGGGGCCGGGCGTATCTAGGGAAACCCGTTACCACGCACTACGGAGATGAATGGGATGGAAGAGAAGCTTCTCTTCCATCCCATTCATTGCTTACCTCCAGACTGGGAACTTCAGCAGTGCTTCCCGGCCGCCATGAGCCTTCCAGACTGAGAAGACCGGTTGCCATGGATCGGGCACCCAGTAAGCGATGAACCAGCAAGTAACAGTCTTGCGCTTCTCCGTTCTCGCCAAGCGCGCTCTACCGTGCTTATCTCGCCGTTTGTCGGGCTTGTCGGTACGGACTTCGCATAGCTGGTTGCGTCCGCTGGGGTAAAAACTGACCTCCTTGATGTGGTGCCGGAGCGACAGGAAGTCACGCGCTCTCCTGCCATCAGGATTGATGCGGTCGATGGCCGGGTGTTTGTACACCGGCACAACGCACGGAAGAGTCAAGCCACCCAGCAGATCTCCCTCGTCAAAGGGGTAACGGTCGTTGTCGAAGTGAACCATGTCGTACTGCGCTTGCAGATTCCCGCGAAGTTCCTCACCCTTGTAAACCTTGAGCTGATAGTGGGACTCAAGAGCCTCCAGATAAGCGGCTTCGGTGGGAAAATCCTTCGGATCAACTTCCGGTGTGTGGAGACTGGGCAGTTGAAACTTGACAAGTTCTTGAAGTGCTTCTTTCACCTGCTGGACCTGCCGGGGCGTCAGAGTTTCAGGACGATCAAGAGAAACACTGCTCAGGGCAGTGACCAGCTGCTGAACCTCCGTCCGGGCCGCTGGGTCTAAACGCAGGGCCTGAACTCTCGCCTGGTGACGCTCAGGATCATCCTGGGCGTCGCTCAGGTAAGCCAGAAAGTCCATGAGTTCGTGCAGGCGTTTCACTTGCCTATCTTCGAGGGCCTTCGTGTTGATGTCCTCACGGATAGCGGTGATCTCATCCAGTATTCGGGATCCCTGTAGAACGCCTTCGAGGATGGTGCGCGCTTCGGTCAGGAGATGGTCCAAGGTCTCCAGACTGTTCTTGAAACTCGTAGGGACGCCCTTAGAACGGCTAAGCATGTTGCGCACGCGCACTGCCAGACCTATCTGACCGTCCACGGCCTTGTCCATCCTGGTTGCCGTGATACCGGAAACCTGGTGAAGGCAGGTCAGCCCGGCGCGCACCTCGCCAGTGGCAGTGTCGAACCTCACTTGGCGCTCTGGCTGATGCGATCTGCCGCACAGGTCGCAGGCCACACGAGAGTCGAACAACGTGAAACTCGTCACTTGGCACATCTCGCCAAGGGTGACGGGGCCTTTGCTGCACTTGACCTGGAACGGCATATGAACTTGAGCCTGCTTGAGAGCTTGAGCAGTCAGTATCATCCAACCTCCGAACTGCGCAACGCGTCTGGAGCCTCCAGAACAGGTACGTTACGCCGTTGACATAATACCACAAGATGAGAGAATAGATGAGAAAGCTGCTCAAGTCTCTCAGAAACATCTTGTTTCCCTCCTGGTGCACTGCAACCTGACTTGCAAGTGTGAGCACGAAGCGCTGACACTCAGTCAACCGCTAAGTGAGGGCAAGATATTGGGCCTCAGTCACTCCGACTCGGCTGACATAAAGGTTCTCGAACGCCCGTTCGAGGATCTTTATACTTGGCCAGTTCATGCACGCCATCGCTTACTACCGCGTCTCCAGACAAAAACAAGCTGCCTCCGGTCTCGGCCTCGAAGCCCAGCAAGCCAACGTCGCCATCTTCGCCCGGTCGCGCGGATACGAGGTCACCGCCTCTTTCACCGAAGTCGAAACCGGCACCAACAAGCGCCACCGACCTGAGCTCGCCCGCGCCCTCGAACAGGCCAGACGGGAAGGTGCTGAGTTGCTGATCGCCAAGCTCGACCGGCTCGCGAGGAACGTTCACTTCGTGTCGGGATTGATGGAGAGCAAGGTCAAGTTCACCGCCGTCGACCTCCCGGAGGTGGACTCGCTGACGGTGCACATCCTCGCCGCCGTGGCCGAACAGGAAGCCAAGATGATCTCGACACGCACGAGGGATGCACTCCAGGCCGCCAGGGCGCGGGGCGTCAAACTCGGCACGCCAGGGAATCTCACGCCGGAAGCGAGGTTGCGCGGCGCACAGGTTAGGCGGCAGCGGGCGATTGATGTCTACAAGTTGGTCAGCGGCTACATCCAGCTTCTCAGGGGACAGGGCATGTCGTTGCAGAAGATCGCCGCGCGCCTGAACGCTGAGGGACACTGCACGGTCATGGGCAAACAATGGCAGCCCACGCAGGTTAGAAACGTCCTACTCAGATGCGCGCCGACTTCAGTAGAGGGGGACTGGGACTGGAGTGACTCGACTCCATCGTGCGTCCGGCCTGCAAGGAATGCCGCGAGCGACTCAGTCGCCTGAGACGTGATAAACGATGGAACAGGCGTCCACATCGCTCATGGTGCGCGGCACATGAGGTCGAGCCTCATGACTGTTCTCAAATCGACAACCTCTGGTGCAAGCAATATGGCCAGAAGCGCCAAGATCGCGGCTCCCCGCGCTACCTTGATTCATGATCTTGCCTGACCTATCGAAGCTGACCGATCTCGCGCGCTCATCCGTTCAGGCAGAAGAAAAAACCTCCGCCTCATCCCGACACTCGCTTACGACGCCGAGGTTTTGATGTCACCCACCCTGCGCTCTTCCATCCTGTACCCACTCGCTGAGGCCCGCCGCAATCCTTCGCAGAAGCAGCCAGCCAGCCATCAGGCCCAGGCGCTCAGCAAACTCCGCAGCTGGTTTGGGGAAAGAGCGCCAGTTCACGGCGGCATCCTGGTCTTGCCGACCGGCGGTGGAAAGACCTTCACAGCCCAGCGTTTCCTGACCACCCTGCCGCTCTCGCAAGGCCACAAGGTGATCTGGCTGGCCCATACCCACCACCTGCTCGACCAAGCAGCCCACGGCTTCGGACGGGTCAACCTGACCGGCGGCTACGAAGTGGGCCACGTGCAGGGCCAGCGGACTCAGCTCACTCTGCGCACGGTCTCTGGAACGCCGGAACATGGCCGGGTCAATCAGATCAGCGGCAGCGACGACGTACTGATCATCACCTTGCAGAGCCTCGCCAGAGCTTTGAAGGATGGTCGGCAGCGGGGCCTGAACGCTTTTCTAAAGGAAGCTCAGAGCTCTGGCCTGACGGTGATCTTCGACGAGTGTCACCACGCCCCAGCGAACAGTTACCGGAAAATGATCGAGGCCTTGAGGTCCGCCGTGCCGGACCTCAGCTTGCTGGGCCTGACCGCCACGCCGGACTACTCCGATGAGCGCCGCAAAGGCTGGCTCAAACAGCTGTTCCCGCAGGGCATCCTGTACCAGGTCAGTCCCCAGCGTTTGATGGCGCAGCGGATTCTCTCCCGGCCACGCATCGAGGAGGCCCTGACGCAGGTCGAGCCGCAACTGGACGCAGCGGAGTTTCGCGCTTGGACCTCAACACACCGGGATATCCCGGAGAAGGTCGTGCGGCACCTAGCGCAGAACGCGGGCCGCAATGCGCTGATCGTTCAGCGTTACCTCGAGCACCGGGAGCGCTACGGACGCACCATCATCTTTGCCGACCGCTGGTACCAGTGCGATGCCCTGGTGACCCTACTGCGGGATCAGGGCGTGCGTGCCGACGCCATCTACACCCAACAAGACCATGACCCAGGCACCACTGAGGGCCGCAACGCGCGAACCCAGACGGACAACGCCGCCGTGCTCGAGCGCTTCAAGGACGGCCACCTCGACGTGATTGTCAACATCCGGATGTTGACTGAGGGCACCGACGTGCCGGGCGTGCAGACGGTGTTCCTGACCCGCCAGACCACCAGCCGGATTCTGCTGACCCAGATGATCGGGCGGGCCTTGCGGGGCCCGCAGTTCGGGGGAACCGATGAAGCCAACGTGGTGGCCTTCATCGACCAGTGGAAACAGCACGTCAACTGGGCACGCTGGGACGACCTGGTCGAGGGAGGCACCGAAGAGGGCGACTCTCCTGACCGTCAGCGCCTGAACGTTCAGTACCTCAGCGGCGACCTGGTGTCGCGTCTGGCACGGGAACTGAACAGCGGTGAAGTCAATACGGTTCCCTTCCTCTCGCTGCTGCCCGTCGGCTGGTACGCGATCAGCTTCGACGCGGCGGTCGAAGACGGTGAAGCCCAGGAACAGCAGGACGACATCGAGACGGTGCGACAGCTGATCCCGGTCTTCGACCAGGATCTGGCCGGGTACCAGGCCCTGTTTCAGGAAGTGGCGCTCGATTCAATCGACAGTTTCGCCGATCTGATCGTCACACCGGAAGAGCGCGACCTTGTCGCGGACTGGACCCGCCGGTTCTTTCCCGAGGGTGAGCGGCTGACCCGGCTCGATCAGGACTTGATGGCCGTGCTGCGACACGCTGCTTTGAACGGAGTCTGGCCAGCCCTGACGGCGTTTGAGGATCGGGAACTCTACGATGTAGACATGCTGGCTGGGAAGCTGGCATTCGAACAGGGACTGGGGATGGTGCAGATCGACCAGACCCTGAGAGCCGAGTACGCCCGATCAGACCGGCTGTGGCAGACCCTCTACCCGACCTACACCCTGCTCAAGCAGCAGTTCGATCACAGCGTCAACCAGCGTCTGAACCGGCCGCAGGAGGTGGCCTCTCCCGAACTCGGCCAGGTCGGCGAACTACCCGAGTCGCCGGAAGTTCCCAGCGAAATCAAGGCGGCCGTCAAGAATCGTGACCGCTGGTGCCTGTGCTGCCACCGGGAGGGCCAGCGCCTGCAAGTCGACCACATCCGCCCGCGTTACCTGGGCGGCACGCACGACGTCGAAAACCTGCAACTGCTGTGCGCGGAGTGCAACCGCAGCAAGGGAACGGCCGTGATGAACTTCCGGGTGACGCGGCCTCAGGGCCTTGAGCCGGCTTCCACGCCCGTCTTCCTGCGGGCCTTCGCCGGAGACGCCCGCAACTCCGATGATCTGGAACAGTACTTGCGGCGAGCGGTCAACCTGCACTTCGGCTGCGCGGCCACCGCGATCGTGGTCATCCGTCAGCGCGGAACCAACCTGCGCCGCTGGAGCCTGACGCTGCACCAAGGTAATCCGCCTCAGGGCCTGGAATCGCTGCTGCGCAAAGTGGTCGACGAGGTTAACAGCTTTCGCCGGACAGAACGGGTGACTGAAATCGAGACCATCGACGTTCACACCACGTAAGGTGCAGCTGTGGGCCGGAGGTGTCATGAGCCGACACGCTAGGCACCGCAGCAATGATCTGGCACGTTCCCAGATACAAAAGGAGCATGTGGCCAAGTACATCGACATCAAAAACGTGCTGAAAGAGAGAATCGTCTCCAACTATTATCCGGTAGATCTGCCTCTGCCCACAGAGCCTGAGCTGGCAGAAGAGCTGGGCGTGGCCCGGATGACCCTGCGGCGGGCCATGGACGAACTGGAAAAGGAGGGCAGCCTGCGGCGGGAACAGGGCCGTGGGAGTTATCCCACAGGCCGGCGCTTCTACCCAGGGTTCTTCGAGTCGCCGGAGTTCGGCCGATGGGCCGAGACCACTGAGCGGCGCACGGTGGTGTTGAGTGTTCAGACGACGCAAGCCACGCCTGAGGTTGGTGCGCTGCTGGACCTCCCTGAACACGCTCCGGTGCTGACGCTGCGTCGGCAACGCTGGGCCGCCGGACGACCGCTGATGGTGGAGCACTGGTTCATCAGTGCGGCCCTGATCCCGGACGCGTTTTTCAACCATATGACTGCCGACAGTCTCTACGAGGTGCTCATCTCCTTGGGCCTGACGCTCTCTCACGTTCAGCAGGACCTTCAGGCCGTGAGTTTGAACGTTCAGGAAGCTGAAGCACTGAACGTTCAGCCAGGAACGCCAGCGTTCCTGTTGAGGCGCACAGTCTCCGACGCGGCGCAGCGAGTTCTGCATGTGAAGCTCTGGTTCAGTGGTGACGCACCAGCGTTCCATGCGGTCTTCAACCAGTGAAATCAGTCGTGCTCATGGTCCACCGAGACGCTCTGGGCGTAACCGCACCAGAGGCTGGATCGTTCGACTCCTCCAGGTCCTTCGGCGGGTGACTGACAAGAGGGCAACAAGTTCTCCCTTAGGGCGCGACTTGGCTCTGTCGATCAACAGGCCGAGCATCATATCGGTGCTCCTGACTCTGCGAACGGACTAAAGGCATCGTGGTTTCACAACTCGGAGTGACACAACCGGTTCTACCGGGCTGACTTACAGCTCAGGCGGAAAGCGAAGCCAGTGAATCAAAGTGGCGGCCAGTTGGAGGAAGCGCTACGTGGTCGTCAAGTTCCAAGTCCATAGTTTTCCAAATAACCTCTAAAAACTTTTCTAAAGCAAAGACAGGCAGGGAGGGTGAAGAGAAAGTACTGGTGTCAAGGAGACACTATGTACAACAAGAAAAACAGCAACAGCAACATCAACACTTACAACGTAAGAGTCTTGCGGCCCGGCTACGCAGATATTGGGCAGGCTATGGAGCAAAACCAGTTCAAGCGGGCAGAAGGGTACCGTAGCGGTGGTGGCCAGGGCCAGTTGTGGCAACTGGCAGGTGGGCAGGCGACCGATCAGGCTGCCCTCGATGACCGGTCGTTCGCCATGGGGCAGACCGTCATCCAGGCCAACATCCATCAACTGCCCGGTGAGGCGTTCGCGGCCCTGGTCACAGGCTCCCACGGTCAGTTCGAACGTCAGCGCGACATCAGTCGGCTCCTCACCCTGGTGGGCATGGGGGCCGGTGCGGTCGTAGGGGCCGCTGCACAGACGCCCGCAGATGCTCTGTCCCGCCTGAGTCTTCCGAGCTGCGTCTGGAAGCCCAGTGAGACGCGCTTGATCCAGCAGGGCCACGACTGGCTGCTCTCACTCTGTTTCGAGACGGCTGGCGGCTGGACGCCGCAAGGCAGACGTGCAGCCGCGGGCGTGGACATTGGTTTGCAGCCTCTGGCAACTGCGGTGATAGGTGACCGCTTCCTCGCGACTCAGGGTCCAGACGAAAATCAGGTTCGGCAGATGAACGGGTTCAGGCCTGACGTGGTCGAAGTCGTCGAGTCTCTCCTCGCGGGACAAGGACTCGACTTGCTCACCGATGAACTGATACGGAGTGCTGGATACGTCGCGGTAGAAGCGTTGACCTTCAGCGGTCTGCGTGAAAAAGACTCCTTCAAACGCTTCGTCAGCCGTGCTCGGGCGTCTGCTGTCGTGGATTGGCACCAGTGCTGGTTACCGCAGCAGCTGCGTAACGCCGGCATCCCGTTCACTCGGGTGGATCCCAGATACACGAGCCAGCAGTGCCAGTGCGGATCCCGCATGACTGAACGCGACGGCAGTCACATGCACTGCTACGCGTGCGGTTGGGAAGGCGACGCCCACAGGAACGCTGCCCTAAATATCTGTCGTCTGGGTCAAAGCCGTTTGCGCCGGGCTTCCTGACGCACGCGCGCATCCTTAGAGAGGAGGGCCTCCTCTCTAAGGATGCGTAGCAGTCGCCGGCGTTGCCGCTCCGCGTCCAGTGCCGGCGATGTCTGTAGATGTGACCTGATCCTACGCATCAGATGCGGCTCGTAACCAAGAGGAGGCAAAGGCTGAGTGACACTGGCCAGGAGGGCCGATTTCCAAACCCACCAGGCAGCCCACATCTGCTGGCGTAAATCGCTCCCAGGCGAATCATCCTCGGACTTCTGCTCGAACACCTGTTTCAGTGCCGAAAGACTCTTGCTGCTTAGAGCTGCATCCATCTGACGCAGTTCAGTGATGACACGCGCCAGATCAGGGTCATGCCGTTGTACTTCACGCCACATGTCGGAACTTTGCACTTCGGTGAGGGGTGCAGCGAAAGCGTCCGGCTTCAGCCAGTCACTCTCCAGCTTCCCAAGATTGATCTTCAACTCCTTGAGTTGGTTCTTTGCCTGCTTACAGAACTTGACCACCAGACCACGCGCGACGAACGGTTTCAGTACCACTTTGTTCCTGCTCAGCCAAGGCCACAACTCCGTCTTCAACTCTCCAGTTTGCGTCGTCAGCACAATGGTTTCGTAGCCTGTCGGCGGCTCGTGTTGCAGCAGCAGCTCCCTTGCAGCTTCCGCCACACGGACGTGCAGCTCCCTTGGACCCTTAGCCACACGGACGTGCGGTGAGGGGGACCGGATATCAACACACCGGATATCAACGACCGCACCGGACGGTACCGACAGCACGAGCCAGGCCCGGGTGGCTGTGCGCAACTCGCTGTACACCACAACCTCAGACCAGATCAGATCTAAAGGGAGCTGAGGCGCGGGGGCTTGCTGTTGGCGTCGCCTCAGCTGCTTGACCGGCACACCCGTCAGCCGGTGCAGCATCGCGGCCGACAAGGCAAGAAGCGCCGGCTCCCGCAACCAGGTCTCGAGGGCCCTGGCGACCTGTGGCTGAAGTTGTGTGCTCCCACAACTCGGACAGTCGATCCTGCTCGGCAACAGAAGCACGACCCGGTCCAGCCCACGCGGCAGGTGCCTCACCTTGATGGGTGTTGCATCTGCCGCCGGCCGCACGTCTGTTCCACCAGCACCACACCTAGGGCACACGAGTTGATCGGCGGGTGGAACCGCCAGGATCTCGCGGTGCTCAGCGGGGGAAGTGTGCAGGAGGGACATGAGGCGTTCCAGCGACCGCTCCAGAGGCATCAGACGATACAGAGCGATAAGCCGCCGGATTTCCCGGTTGATCCGCTCAGCCCGCCCGGTCCCTCGAAGGGTATGACCTTGACTGCGTAACAGTGCGGCTTCCCAGACTTCCTCCTGCCAGATATTCATCAGGTAGTCCACTTTGCTGTAGGGTTCGCGCCACGCCTTGTCCTTGACCGTTTCCCAGAGGTTTTCCAGATCACGAAAAAACCGGTTCACAGCTGTCTCAGAATCCAGAATCCACAGCGTATTCAAGTGCGTGTGGAGGCGTTGTGTCCACTGATACTGCTGACAGCGCCGCCTTTGCCCGCATGTACAGGGCTGTCCTTTGCAGCTCTTCACGGCGCTCCACTGCCACTGTTCGAGATCCTCTTGGCACCACTCCAGGGCCGCTTGGTGGGCCGCAGTGAGGTGACGCTGGAAGTGGAAGCGGTCAAAAACGATCGGCGCCTGTGGCAACACCTCTAACACCGCGTCACGAAAGGGCGACCACATGTCCATCGCAAAACTGCTAAGTCGAGGTCGCTCGGCTTGGACTTTGTGTCCGTACCATCCCAACACTTCGCGCAACATCGGCCGGATTTCCGCTGGCTCACGGCCACGGCACAGGCCCAACACCCGCTGACCCAGCGGCCGCCGAGTGTCACTGTTATCAGTGATGACTGTCCAAAATCCAGAATAACGCTGGCCCGCCCGGTGGCCAGCAAGGTACAGTTCATCGATTGCAAGATGTTCAGGGATGACCACTGGACGCCGGGAAGTCCAGTGGTCATCCACCCGGAGCAGCTCAGACGCGGGCAGACTAAGAGGCAGGCTTCGGCGCAGTGAGCCGGAAGGGAGGATATGCCTTGCTGCCTCCTGAAAAGTTTGGAGGTCTGCCGTCGCTACTGTCCCCTCTGGGCGGCCCTCCCGGCGGCTGGATGTCACGTCATCAGGAGCAAAGTAACTCGGAAGTGGCGAGGTGAAACTTCCAGTGGGTGTGCGCCATCGACGGTAGTGCATGTTGAACCTCACCAGCTGGAATCCACTTGGTGCATCTGCCCTGACGAGCTTGCGCCAACCGTTGCCTTTTGCCGCACCTGTCACGTCGGGTCGTCCTGTGACCTGAAGTTCAACTTCCCAGCAACGTTCTGCTGCGTCCCAGACGGCAGGAAGGGCTACCCAGGCATCTTCTGGACTCTCAGAAGTCCAGAAGATGCTCCCTGAGGGCAGAGCGTGGGATGGAACAACGACGTAACTGAGCTGAAGTCTGGACACCGTTTATCTAGTATCTCTTACCACGGTGATAGCGCACCTCCCTCAAGGCAGAGAGATGAGAGATACAGGGCAGAAACTTCAACTGACCTAGGCTTCTGTGGAGAGTAGCCGGGGAACGCTTCTGCTTCTGCACTCTGTCCTCTACCTTCTGCCCCCTGCTTTCTGCGCTTTGACCTGCGTGTTCTTCTCGTGTCCCACACACTGCGGCTGCAGTGCAACTTGGGAACACTGGGCGAATGGGAGCGGCGCGCGAGCTCTAGATCTTCTCTGCTCCGAGCCGAGGTGGGGAGCGAAACACCAAGCGTACGCCGGTCAGCAGCCGAGTTCTGGCGCGGACCTGCTCTCCGGGCGATG comes from the Deinococcus detaillensis genome and includes:
- a CDS encoding transposase, whose protein sequence is MHYRRWRTPTGSFTSPLPSYFAPDDVTSSRREGRPEGTVATADLQTFQEAARHILPSGSLRRSLPLSLPASELLRVDDHWTSRRPVVIPEHLAIDELYLAGHRAGQRYSGFWTVITDNSDTRRPLGQRVLGLCRGREPAEIRPMLREVLGWYGHKVQAERPRLSSFAMDMWSPFRDAVLEVLPQAPIVFDRFHFQRHLTAAHQAALEWCQEDLEQWQWSAVKSCKGQPCTCGQRRRCQQYQWTQRLHTHLNTLWILDSETAVNRFFRDLENLWETVKDKAWREPYSKVDYLMNIWQEEVWEAALLRSQGHTLRGTGRAERINREIRRLIALYRLMPLERSLERLMSLLHTSPAEHREILAVPPADQLVCPRCGAGGTDVRPAADATPIKVRHLPRGLDRVVLLLPSRIDCPSCGSTQLQPQVARALETWLREPALLALSAAMLHRLTGVPVKQLRRRQQQAPAPQLPLDLIWSEVVVYSELRTATRAWLVLSVPSGAVVDIRCVDIRSPSPHVRVAKGPRELHVRVAEAARELLLQHEPPTGYETIVLTTQTGELKTELWPWLSRNKVVLKPFVARGLVVKFCKQAKNQLKELKINLGKLESDWLKPDAFAAPLTEVQSSDMWREVQRHDPDLARVITELRQMDAALSSKSLSALKQVFEQKSEDDSPGSDLRQQMWAAWWVWKSALLASVTQPLPPLGYEPHLMRRIRSHLQTSPALDAERQRRRLLRILREEALLSKDARVRQEARRKRL
- a CDS encoding GntR family transcriptional regulator, with the protein product MAKYIDIKNVLKERIVSNYYPVDLPLPTEPELAEELGVARMTLRRAMDELEKEGSLRREQGRGSYPTGRRFYPGFFESPEFGRWAETTERRTVVLSVQTTQATPEVGALLDLPEHAPVLTLRRQRWAAGRPLMVEHWFISAALIPDAFFNHMTADSLYEVLISLGLTLSHVQQDLQAVSLNVQEAEALNVQPGTPAFLLRRTVSDAAQRVLHVKLWFSGDAPAFHAVFNQ
- a CDS encoding zinc ribbon domain-containing protein — translated: MYNKKNSNSNINTYNVRVLRPGYADIGQAMEQNQFKRAEGYRSGGGQGQLWQLAGGQATDQAALDDRSFAMGQTVIQANIHQLPGEAFAALVTGSHGQFERQRDISRLLTLVGMGAGAVVGAAAQTPADALSRLSLPSCVWKPSETRLIQQGHDWLLSLCFETAGGWTPQGRRAAAGVDIGLQPLATAVIGDRFLATQGPDENQVRQMNGFRPDVVEVVESLLAGQGLDLLTDELIRSAGYVAVEALTFSGLREKDSFKRFVSRARASAVVDWHQCWLPQQLRNAGIPFTRVDPRYTSQQCQCGSRMTERDGSHMHCYACGWEGDAHRNAALNICRLGQSRLRRAS
- a CDS encoding recombinase family protein, whose translation is MHAIAYYRVSRQKQAASGLGLEAQQANVAIFARSRGYEVTASFTEVETGTNKRHRPELARALEQARREGAELLIAKLDRLARNVHFVSGLMESKVKFTAVDLPEVDSLTVHILAAVAEQEAKMISTRTRDALQAARARGVKLGTPGNLTPEARLRGAQVRRQRAIDVYKLVSGYIQLLRGQGMSLQKIAARLNAEGHCTVMGKQWQPTQVRNVLLRCAPTSVEGDWDWSDSTPSCVRPARNAASDSVA
- a CDS encoding DEAD/DEAH box helicase family protein, whose translation is MSPTLRSSILYPLAEARRNPSQKQPASHQAQALSKLRSWFGERAPVHGGILVLPTGGGKTFTAQRFLTTLPLSQGHKVIWLAHTHHLLDQAAHGFGRVNLTGGYEVGHVQGQRTQLTLRTVSGTPEHGRVNQISGSDDVLIITLQSLARALKDGRQRGLNAFLKEAQSSGLTVIFDECHHAPANSYRKMIEALRSAVPDLSLLGLTATPDYSDERRKGWLKQLFPQGILYQVSPQRLMAQRILSRPRIEEALTQVEPQLDAAEFRAWTSTHRDIPEKVVRHLAQNAGRNALIVQRYLEHRERYGRTIIFADRWYQCDALVTLLRDQGVRADAIYTQQDHDPGTTEGRNARTQTDNAAVLERFKDGHLDVIVNIRMLTEGTDVPGVQTVFLTRQTTSRILLTQMIGRALRGPQFGGTDEANVVAFIDQWKQHVNWARWDDLVEGGTEEGDSPDRQRLNVQYLSGDLVSRLARELNSGEVNTVPFLSLLPVGWYAISFDAAVEDGEAQEQQDDIETVRQLIPVFDQDLAGYQALFQEVALDSIDSFADLIVTPEERDLVADWTRRFFPEGERLTRLDQDLMAVLRHAALNGVWPALTAFEDRELYDVDMLAGKLAFEQGLGMVQIDQTLRAEYARSDRLWQTLYPTYTLLKQQFDHSVNQRLNRPQEVASPELGQVGELPESPEVPSEIKAAVKNRDRWCLCCHREGQRLQVDHIRPRYLGGTHDVENLQLLCAECNRSKGTAVMNFRVTRPQGLEPASTPVFLRAFAGDARNSDDLEQYLRRAVNLHFGCAATAIVVIRQRGTNLRRWSLTLHQGNPPQGLESLLRKVVDEVNSFRRTERVTEIETIDVHTT